From Scylla paramamosain isolate STU-SP2022 chromosome 16, ASM3559412v1, whole genome shotgun sequence, one genomic window encodes:
- the LOC135107841 gene encoding soluble scavenger receptor cysteine-rich domain-containing protein SSC5D-like, with protein MDAHTTPWETLAGIRRSDVRDEPPSNPRRAPPSLQQQVAIAVVEGGMQTTPTHSTLIPSPTSPPHPPTGTNPSDKPEHLPTQQVPRAATVTPDLPRPSKLTRPYDLLTKAPTHALPFLKRHATTLVLNRQNRPQGPHLDSTTLSESAPHLAPSESSSTSLPVATHTHTSLLTYSNRRADDCLQTSRHPDRQAKFKTNPSRLPTPAMTHALPTHRGGSDHDHHHH; from the exons ATGGACGCCCACACGACCCCCTGGGAGACGCTTGCCGGCATAAGGCGCTCAGATGTACGTGATGAGCCGCCGTCAAACCCTCGCCGAGCCCCGCCAAGCCTCCAGCAGCAAGTGGCGATAGCGGTAGTGGAGGGAGGTATGCAGACCACTCCTACACACTCCACACTCATACCCTCCCCCACATCTCCTCCACACCCTCCCACTGGAACTAATCCCAGTGATAAGCCGGAGCATCTGCCAACCCAACAGGTTCCTCGAGCAGCCACCGTTACTCCA GACCTCCCACGACCCTCCAAATTGACACGCCCCTATGACCTTCTCACCAAGGCACCCACCCACGCCCTACCGTTCCTCAAGCGTCACGCCACGACTCTGGTTCTTAATAGGCAGAACCGCCCCCAAGGACCTCACCTCGACTCCACAACCCTCTCGGAGTCTGCACCTCATCTCGCCCCCTCAGAATCCTCAAGCACCTCTCTTCCTGtcgccacccacacccacaccagccTCCTCACGTACTCGAACCGTCGTGCCGATGAT TGCCTGCAGACCTCTAGACACCCCGACAGACAAGCAAAGTTCAAGACCAATCCATCACGCCTCCCCACACCCGCGATGACACACGCACTCCCTACACACCGCGGAGGGTccgaccacgaccaccaccaccattaa